aataataagCCAATTCaaatcataaatattattattattattattattattaaagtataggatatagttataaactatcaacctaactatattttacaagcactggcaactaaggccttcggcttagacgaaaactacatccatacactagcctgggattcgaacccggatcctcgttgttcagttgactaaatgactgggccacttagacaactcatctaccgaggactgcgtCAAATCATAAATAATAACGAGCAATTACCAGGGAAATACTTTTTATCTGTATTTCTTTGCATTTATTTCATCCCGGAGATTAAGTTAAAATGAACATAATATGTTCAAAAAGACAACTTCTATAGAATATTTAGCCCAACTTTTAAGCCAACACAATATTAAGCCTAATCAAATATTCAGTCAAGAATTGATTTACagataaacaaataaaataaaagagacCTAACTTTTAACATTAAGAGCCAATGTCTATTCTCCTCTTATTTCACTCCAAAACAAAACCCATTCACACTTAGCCCTttatgccacgcccatttgAATCATGTGCCATTTTTCTTAACATTCACtttaaatttacttaaatttcGCTCGCTATGCCCAGTGCACATTGGCTGTGACtgttaatttatttgcttttagTTTTGGTGGTAACAAGCAACAAAAAGGCGCTAACATCTTCATCGAGCCATTAATAAAGGAAAGAGTGGGAGAGTAAGAGACATCGTTTAACCAATGGAAAATCAACGTTGACTAATTGATTCATTTTACTATTAGAACTTCTCCTACCTCCCCTCTTCACGTATTAGCATCTTTCGCAGTGGACACGCTACACAGTTTAGTAGAAAAGAATTTCAAATTCCAAGTAAGATATCAATTAGCAGGTTCTAAAATCTAACACCTTGTCAAAGTGAAAGGCGATTCGGAAGAGTGCGGAACGATGGTAGAAAAGTAGATAAGGGGGTGAGCCGTCTGTGATgagtaaaagaaaacaaagggAAGAAGGTGTGAGGGGACTTTACCAATTGCCGTTCAATGCCGGTAATGGTGcgttttatgttttattttgttgctgtgCTAATGTGTTGTTTGACTTTAATCCCACTAATTACGCAACTAAAAGGATAATCATGTCGCTGAccgcacacacaaacacacacacttggaCGCAACCTAATGAGTTCTACGAACTTTCATCCCACTTCTCTCTCCCTTTATATCTCTCTCTAAGCAAAGTCTCTTAAAGATATgactttaattttattaaattctatGGCAAATTATTAACTTAAAATCTAACatacaaaaattgaattgaattttatttcttagTCTAAAGAATTGTTGACCTTAAAAGATAAGTCATGGTAAAACCTGTCTCCAGAGTGCGATCATAGGTAACATCATCGCTATTAAAATGTATCATATAAGGTGGACGAGCTAAAAGTGTAAAAACAATTAACTTTAAGTTTCATAAATGATAAAAGGTTTGAATTTTTACCATATACAACCAGATCATTATTGAGTCCACAATAGTAAGTGGGCTGATATGAAGTATCTTTGGCCAATAGACCTTGCGGTATCAATAGATAATCCTCCTGCCTTCCAGTAGTCAAAACTGTGGCATGACACGACTCATCATAGCCCTCGGCATCGCCCGTTTGTACAGACATGGAGAACTTTTTGAAGGTATATCTAAAGAGGGAAACGTTTATATGAAACATCTGACTCTATTTCAATCCACTTCTGAAGACTACTTACTCAATAACACTAGTTGTGGGCACTGATTTAATGCATATGGTATAGCTAAGACTGGGCATATAATTATAATCCAATGAGGCTTGATAATTGAAGCTACGTATAGTACCCGTTGATTCGGTATAATATTGCTGACATCCAGCCGGTGCCAGCAAATCATAATCGGCATGATGCGAAGCGAAAATGTTACGCAAGTCCTGCAAAGTATTTGTACTTACGCCACTCACAGAGCTCTTACGTTTACTGCTGGCCATTGGTGCTTCCAATTGGGTGACAATCAAACGCCAACTTGGCGCTGTCTGACGTGTGCCCACCGAAAAGATTAACGTAATCTGATCCATGCCAGCGGCCACATTAAAGGGCAAATAGAAATGCTGTCCAGTATTAAGGCCACAGAACTTAAAGCCACCAGCATCGAAATAATCCAGGCACTCCAGCATGGAACTATCTGCCGTACTGACAGTGGGTTGACTCAATTCAAATTGCTCAAAATCAATACGCAACTGTTGGACATTTGAGCTATATGGCTCAATGGTATAAGTGCATGTGTCCACATTCAAGACAGCCGGATTTCGTATCAAAGTGCGTTTCTGTCGTGACACAGCGCCGCATTGCAAGTTCgctaagagagagagagagagagcgaccCTCATTAATCGAATAGTTTCCATTTAATCTCATCAAAGATATTCCAATCAAAGCAGATATTCTATATCaaagtttattgaataattcgCACAGTGTTTGTTGAGTCTTAATCTCCTTATATCGATATTTCGCGGGCAACTCTCTTAACTTGTTGCTTCTTAGATGTGGATTTAAAATGAATGCCATTCAATATTACTATTTTCTCATTAAACTAGAATTGGACCTCTTTTAAATGTGACCAGTTTTAATTAAACTCTGCTGCTTGCCATTTTTTCGCAACATTGAAATTACCACCTCAAATCTGAAGTCTTTAGCAAAATAATCTGTTTATAGAACTTAATGGTGCCTCTTAAAATAACTATACAGACAAGTTGTTTACTTTGTGTGCTCCCTACCgatagaaacattctacagaaGTAAGATTTATTAACATCAAGTTGCCTAACATTGAgttttattcattatttcTTATCTTGTTGGCATATTTGTATCCCAAATCTATGTGAAGATTTTAGTCAATGTTTTAGGAGCTCGTTTTGGCGAGGAAGTCAACAATTGAATTACTCTTCATGGATTTGTCACTGTAACCAATTTATGTGGTTTGTATATTTACAAAGGCTTCTTAATGATTTTTGCAACATTTAAAACTTTCAAAGTTTTTATctcataaaaataatatatacaacATATCAAAAACATGGTAAATTTAAGCTTCATAGACTTATCTATTAATTAACTTAAAaggaaatattaaaaaagtttttcgcTTCAATTTGGGTTACTGTTATGATTTTTAAGATTTCTTTCGTAGTTGGCAGctgttttatgttttctttttcagttTGGCTAAAGTAGAGGACTTTAAAAAAGGCTTCTGTAGGCAAACACTCGTCGTCTTTATAgcaatcaaaatcaaacccTTCTAACCTTTTCTACGCAATAAAATATGGTActcatatttgtatttttaatctAAAGAGGTTTAAACTATAATGAACTCTAAAATTAAATCTAACAacactttttgtttaatttcactcaataatttattttatcaacAGAAACCACTGTGCgattcttttatatttatttttttttttaatcgtTTTCATAACCGAAAATTTATCACTTTTAATCCTTTCAGTTAAGCactataaaattgttttaaatgaatttgctTTCGTTGGCTTGGTATCTGGATTGCATAACGACTTTCACATTCTGtcgttcttgttgttgttgttactcaCTTTCACAGCAAACACCATAACTGCCACAGTAGCCATTGACAGTGCCGCCTTGACGCATGCACTTGAAACGTGTGAGGCAAGTGCCTGTTTCGCCACTATTTGTGATGCAACTATCAATCAGAGTTGACCGACGACGAGCCTGACGTGCAGAAGCAGTTATAGTTCCATTTCGAAGAGTAAATTCCGTCGATTCATTCGCCTCAGCCACCAATTGTGTATGGGCAAAGGCCAGGCAAAAGCTTGAAAATATTAATATGACGATAGACTGCATTATTCTTGAACTGAACGCCCACACTTTCACATTAACTATGAGAAATTTCTGACTTAAGACTGCGACTTTTATACTGCGCTCTCGTCTCTCAATCAGCAGCAGGGAGAGCAGCGAGTCAACGTCGTTGATGTGATTTTCATGTTAGTAGTTAATGCGTGTAAATATTTGGTAAGCAGAAAGAATGAAGACAGAACCAAACCCAAAACCAGAAAACCATTACCAACTAAAATCTCAACATAATCATATGAATATTCAAAGTCAATTCTATTCTAACGAGTGCCGCGGCGGCaagttgtgtgtgtttgtccaAAAGTCCATTGAACCACAACGATGATTGCTCTAAAGAGATGAATTTGTCAATTGCTCTACCCCGAAACTGGGTTATATTTACCCACACTCTAAATAGTTTAACTTTTGAGAATATTGATGATGACAAATAacccaaaaaaagagaagaaaaaaaaagtgaaaagggGTGAGGCTGAGAGATACATTCTTTTACCCTATAAAATTGCACAATTTTAAGTGggtaaaacaaaacaccaacTTTGATAAGTGcaagccaaaaaaacaaaaaaaaaaaaagacaattaAGTTTGATATCAAATTAATTATTGAAGGTTTGTCgagttttctttgttgttgctgttgttgttattctacTTCTTCTTGATTGATTGCGAAAATGCAATCATTAGGGTAAACTTTATTTGCTTAGGCCATAGGCGGAGTTGAGGAGAGGGGCAATTTCTCAAAACTAAACTTAGTGACACGCCCTTAAGCAAACAAACGTATTTACTCAAGGGCAAGtttgtgattttttgtttacatATTTTGTGAATATTTCATGAACTTTTAAACAAAGTTGATCAATTCGGTGTATACGAATTTTaacaattaataatagaaTAACTCAAAGTTACATATTTTCTATACGGATCATTAATTGGGGTCTGACCACATCTGCaagatatttatttttttagaagagaaaatattAGCAATTCGTTTActtcaattgaaataaatacttTAGTAGTagttataaaaatttaaagaagtTTGGTATGATATAAAAATTAGATTCACTACATcagaaaaccaacaaaaacaaaattaagacTAATAAAAAGTAGTCTTTCAATGGGTTCAAAACGTGATAACAGAACTTCAAATTAAGTAACTTACTAAGACTTACTTaccagagagacagagagagagagagagagagagagagagagagagagaaagaaaaagattGACACAGAGATTGAGAAGTCAAAGGTAAAGATAAGGTAATGATCTTTTAAGCCATTTAACTACTAATTGTTATTGCagttaaataaacaaaaatacaatCCTGAAAAAAGTGTAACGCATCTAAAAATGGTTAAAAAAATATGGTGAACAACGATTAGTgtcccctaaagtatgcaatagtcTGCTCAACGTGCGCTATGAAAAATGTGGCAATCGCTACCATTTCAGTATATCGATCAGATTCATTACTTTTCAAGTACATCTCGTAAAGTTTTTTCAGGTAATACGTACCAACTGCAAAGTGAAATACCCAAAgacttaattaaaatacatatatgtatgtatatataaatctagGGAATTTTAGAATGTTATTTGCGCATGCTTTCATAGAAAATCTTTCTGTATCATATATTGATAATAAAGAGATATACTATAAAgttttcaactattttgtatgataataaaataatttatctTTCTgtatatttctatttatggTTATTTATCTTTGAAGAAGGTAAAACAAAAGGcgcttctgtttttttttttgttagataTCTATTATTTATAGACTTACACGACGACTTTCTGTTGCCTAAGTGAAAAGTGATAAGAAAGCTTTGAAGACTAAAACGACCCCCCGCACATCTGAATGTGGCCGATCGACCCTTATCGATCATGTTAGAACAATGCTAATTATTTGCTGACGATAGTTCGTTGCAGTTATAAAGGTCGCTGTTTGGAATGGATTGGCTCAGTTGAATAATGAACGGCTACATTGCAAGTGTTTTGTTGGTGCTTCTTGGCCTAGGAGTGGGCAGTTTGCAGGCTGCCTCCGTGGCCAAACCCGTGTGTGGAGGAACAACATCCTACAAGAACATCAATCTGGTGGTGCCCTCGAGTCCACCGCGTGAATGTGAATATCATATCGGAGCCTATAGCAAATATGTCTGCCAATTGCGCATCGATTTTGCCATGACTCTGGCCCAACCGACACTCGAAAAGGACGAAACGACTGGTCTGAGCTATGCTGAATGCACCTCGGATTACTTTGAGGTCAATGGATTGCGTCTCTGCGGCGTGGAAACCTGGCAACACATCTATGTGCCCTTCAATGCCACCGATGGTGTCTCGACAGTTGATCTCCTTTTGGTTTTGGCTAATCGCGCTGGAGCCACGGGTTTGCCAACTCCCTCCTGGGACATGACTGTCACCCAATTGGAGTGTCCAGCAGGTGCTTCAGTGCGTTCTCTTGATATGGAGGATCAGGCAGAGATCACAATAGAATCGAGAGCTAGCACTATCAAGGATGGCTTCTTTGTGGCTCCTCCCGGCTGTCTGCAGTACTTCCCCCAAGCCAAGGGTGTGGTCAAGTCCTTTAACTACAATGATGGAGCTGGTATCTATCCCTCTCGCATGAACTATGCCATCTGTTTCCGTCGCGTAGAGACTACCTCGCTATTGACGTGAGTCGATTCAAGGGCTAATCTGTAGAGAAAAACCTAAGaactttttcgtttttttataGCATTCGCTCGTATTTCTTTAATGTGGGTGCCGAGACATCTGCTAGCAATTTCCTTACCGACGAATCCTGCTATAGAAGCGGCAGCTCAAATGATCTGGATGCTGATTTCCTTATGGTGCCACAGGCCACTCTCGTAGATAGCAATACACATGCCACTTACTTCTGTGGCGCCACCGATAAGGATGTGGTCATCAAGAGTAAGTAAAAGTGACAAAAGCTTAGTCCacagaaaaaatatacacTCGAAGAAAATTTGTGCTTGGAAGCTCTAATAATTTGAATCTCTTAACAAAAGCTCAAATCACATAATATTTTCCCTTAATAATaagttgaaaatatatttctaattTAATTCCAaagattttttaaactttttagcCAACAATGATTGCATGATTGGTTGTAAAATCATGCTAAATTGCTTGGTGATTTCTTTAAATGTTGGACAATT
The nucleotide sequence above comes from Drosophila willistoni isolate 14030-0811.24 chromosome 2L unlocalized genomic scaffold, UCI_dwil_1.1 Seg72.1, whole genome shotgun sequence. Encoded proteins:
- the LOC6646277 gene encoding uncharacterized protein LOC6646277, giving the protein MQSIVILIFSSFCLAFAHTQLVAEANESTEFTLRNGTITASARQARRRSTLIDSCITNSGETGTCLTRFKCMRQGGTVNGYCGSYGVCCETNLQCGAVSRQKRTLIRNPAVLNVDTCTYTIEPYSSNVQQLRIDFEQFELSQPTVSTADSSMLECLDYFDAGGFKFCGLNTGQHFYLPFNVAAGMDQITLIFSVGTRQTAPSWRLIVTQLEAPMASSKRKSSVSGVSTNTLQDLRNIFASHHADYDLLAPAGCQQYYTESTGTIRSFNYQASLDYNYMPSLSYTICIKSVPTTSVIEYTFKKFSMSVQTGDAEGYDESCHATVLTTGRQEDYLLIPQGLLAKDTSYQPTYYCGLNNDLVVYARPPYMIHFNSDDVTYDRTLETGFTMTYLLRSTIL
- the LOC6646223 gene encoding uncharacterized protein LOC6646223; amino-acid sequence: MNGYIASVLLVLLGLGVGSLQAASVAKPVCGGTTSYKNINLVVPSSPPRECEYHIGAYSKYVCQLRIDFAMTLAQPTLEKDETTGLSYAECTSDYFEVNGLRLCGVETWQHIYVPFNATDGVSTVDLLLVLANRAGATGLPTPSWDMTVTQLECPAGASVRSLDMEDQAEITIESRASTIKDGFFVAPPGCLQYFPQAKGVVKSFNYNDGAGIYPSRMNYAICFRRVETTSLLTIRSYFFNVGAETSASNFLTDESCYRSGSSNDLDADFLMVPQATLVDSNTHATYFCGATDKDVVIKSNNPGPLLVLFNSDDIYKESEAGFAFTYTVA